In Aerococcus loyolae, a genomic segment contains:
- the yidD gene encoding membrane protein insertion efficiency factor YidD produces MLTYLLKALVRFYQRFISPALPPSCRYYPTCSTYMLRALEKHGFFKGTLMGLARILRCQPYARGGVDPVPDHFSLKRNDQEVSPKERQALARLSKK; encoded by the coding sequence ATGCTTACTTATTTACTAAAAGCGCTGGTAAGATTTTACCAGCGCTTTATTTCGCCTGCCTTACCGCCGTCTTGTCGTTACTATCCCACTTGCTCGACTTATATGCTTAGGGCCCTGGAAAAGCATGGCTTTTTCAAGGGGACGCTGATGGGACTGGCCCGAATTCTACGCTGCCAGCCCTATGCTCGCGGCGGCGTCGACCCAGTGCCCGATCATTTCAGTCTCAAACGCAATGACCAAGAAGTCAGCCCAAAAGAACGCCAAGCCCTAGCCCGCCTAAGTAAGAAATAG
- the glmM gene encoding phosphoglucosamine mutase: MLKYFGTDGVRGEANKELTPELAFKLGRFGGYVLLQHAKEEQEHPRVLVARDTRISGQLLEHALISGLLSVGIEVLQLGVITTPAVAYLTRTTGVTAGVMISASHNPAKDNGIKFFGSDGFKLSDDQEAEIEYYLDQEEDSLPRPSAQGLGTVSEYPEGVAKYLEFLQTTISNDLSGLKLCIDAANGSAAPLVNRLFADLNADFYARATRPDGLNINDDCGSTHPGELQKLVLEQGADAGVAFDGDADRCIAVDDKGRLVDGDHIMYICGKYLKDHGKLKDDTIVATVMSNLGFHKAVEAAGMNDKVTKVGDRYVVEEMRKGDYTLGGEQSGHVIFMNHNTTGDGLLTAIQLLFVLKQSGKKLSELADEMPTYPQELINVKVTRAGKEEAMNNADVKAEIDAVESELGEEGRVLVRPSGTENLLRVMVEAKSDDLALTYAQRIADKVADIYGVEE; encoded by the coding sequence ATGTTAAAATATTTTGGAACTGACGGTGTTCGCGGAGAAGCCAATAAGGAACTTACCCCTGAATTGGCCTTTAAATTAGGTCGCTTTGGCGGCTATGTCTTGCTCCAACACGCCAAGGAAGAACAAGAACATCCCCGTGTCCTCGTTGCACGCGACACACGGATTTCTGGTCAGTTATTAGAACACGCCTTAATTTCAGGGCTGTTATCTGTCGGTATTGAAGTTTTACAACTGGGCGTTATTACTACACCAGCTGTCGCTTATCTCACCCGGACTACTGGGGTAACTGCTGGGGTAATGATCTCAGCCAGCCACAATCCTGCTAAGGATAACGGCATCAAGTTCTTTGGTAGTGATGGCTTTAAATTGTCGGATGACCAAGAAGCTGAAATTGAATACTACTTAGACCAAGAAGAGGACAGCTTACCTCGTCCTAGTGCCCAAGGTTTAGGCACGGTCAGTGAGTATCCTGAAGGGGTAGCCAAGTACCTCGAATTTCTCCAAACCACCATTTCTAATGATTTATCCGGCTTAAAACTCTGTATTGACGCCGCTAATGGTTCCGCTGCGCCTTTAGTTAACCGTCTCTTTGCTGATTTAAATGCAGACTTCTATGCCCGGGCAACCCGTCCTGATGGCCTAAACATTAACGATGACTGCGGGTCTACCCACCCTGGTGAGCTCCAAAAACTAGTCCTCGAACAAGGGGCTGATGCTGGGGTTGCCTTTGATGGGGACGCTGACCGCTGCATTGCTGTTGATGACAAAGGCCGTTTAGTGGATGGCGACCACATTATGTACATCTGTGGTAAATACCTCAAAGACCATGGCAAATTAAAAGACGACACCATTGTTGCTACTGTCATGTCTAACTTAGGTTTCCATAAGGCCGTTGAAGCTGCAGGGATGAATGATAAGGTCACCAAGGTAGGGGACCGCTATGTGGTTGAAGAAATGCGTAAAGGCGACTACACCCTGGGAGGAGAGCAATCAGGTCATGTTATCTTTATGAACCATAACACGACCGGTGACGGCCTCTTAACCGCGATTCAATTACTCTTCGTCCTCAAACAATCCGGCAAGAAACTCAGCGAGTTAGCTGATGAAATGCCAACCTATCCTCAAGAACTCATCAATGTCAAAGTGACCCGCGCCGGCAAGGAAGAAGCCATGAACAATGCGGACGTCAAAGCAGAAATTGATGCGGTTGAGAGTGAATTAGGGGAAGAAGGTCGGGTCTTAGTACGTCCTAGCGGTACCGAAAACTTACTCCGGGTTATGGTTGAAGCTAAGAGCGATGACCTAGCCTTGACCTATGCCCAACGCATCGCTGACAAAGTCGCTGATATCTATGGGGTAGAAGAATAA
- a CDS encoding CdaR family protein, which translates to MNKLYENKAAMIFFSLLLALFLFIFVKAERYNNNPVSFFTNISETKSETISDVPVYVSGDVDDYYITGLPETVSVEISGPSNIIDQTLQAREFKVVTENLEELGEGSHYVQLTMTNISKDLNYRISPSSVEINIAQLQSQKYPVEIHVNPNNLAPGYEIHATKATPAEVTLTGSAESLSKIASVSVDVSLPNNTNSDYHGSGRVIVKDREGNILNITANPSQVGVDIAIGKQGSSVPIQIDLDNPNDDYTYDLSNWSTRQVTLFGDEKALAAIQAVVGHIDVSGITQSQRVQVALERPDNVEAMEPESITLTVTARPKNSGQRSEASSDSSSQARQETSKDESQPATDRQKESSSQAEAKSSSP; encoded by the coding sequence ATGAATAAGCTCTATGAAAATAAAGCCGCTATGATTTTTTTCTCACTCCTATTAGCGCTTTTCCTCTTTATCTTTGTCAAAGCGGAACGTTATAATAATAACCCGGTCAGTTTCTTCACTAATATCAGTGAAACCAAGTCAGAAACCATTTCCGACGTCCCCGTTTATGTGAGCGGCGACGTGGATGACTACTATATTACTGGCCTACCTGAAACCGTCTCTGTGGAAATTTCAGGCCCAAGTAATATCATCGACCAAACTCTTCAAGCCAGAGAATTTAAGGTCGTAACTGAAAACCTGGAAGAACTCGGCGAAGGGTCACACTATGTCCAACTCACTATGACTAATATTTCTAAAGACCTCAATTATCGGATTTCACCTTCCAGTGTGGAAATCAATATTGCTCAACTGCAAAGTCAAAAATATCCGGTGGAAATCCATGTTAATCCGAACAACTTGGCCCCGGGTTATGAAATTCATGCGACCAAGGCCACTCCGGCAGAAGTCACCTTGACCGGATCAGCTGAAAGCCTCAGCAAGATCGCCTCAGTGAGTGTCGACGTCAGTCTCCCTAACAATACCAATTCCGACTACCATGGCAGCGGCCGGGTCATTGTCAAGGACCGCGAAGGTAATATCCTAAACATTACCGCTAACCCAAGTCAAGTCGGCGTCGATATTGCCATCGGTAAGCAGGGGAGCTCGGTACCTATCCAAATCGACCTCGATAATCCCAATGATGACTACACTTATGACTTAAGTAACTGGTCTACCCGGCAAGTAACCCTCTTTGGCGATGAGAAAGCACTAGCCGCTATTCAAGCAGTAGTCGGTCATATTGACGTCAGCGGGATCACCCAGAGTCAACGAGTCCAAGTGGCTCTAGAACGCCCCGATAATGTTGAAGCTATGGAACCCGAGTCCATCACCCTTACCGTTACTGCCCGACCCAAAAACAGTGGCCAAAGAAGTGAAGCCTCCAGTGATTCCTCTAGCCAGGCAAGGCAGGAGACTAGTAAGGATGAAAGCCAACCAGCCACTGACCGGCAAAAAGAATCTAGCAGTCAAGCAGAGGCTAAATCTAGTTCTCCCTAA
- the cdaA gene encoding diadenylate cyclase CdaA, which translates to MDWESIFSWSHAFDLIDILIVWLIIYQLLKLIRGTRAVNIFNGIIIFLLFKMVSTVFQLETIDWIMNSIIQWSVIGIIIIFQPEIRNGLDHLGQSLRMKNLRNTQNDPIEQMIEEIIRACQYMAKRRIGALISIEDTQSLTEYANTGIKLDADITEQLLINIFIPNTPLHDGSVVIQDMKISSAASFLPLSENPEIPKELGTRHRAAVGLSEVTDAVVVVVSEETGDISLTYKGKIMRDLSEEEIRETLRQHFAESEDSDSIIEGNHFLKNIFQKKNGGDKDE; encoded by the coding sequence ATGGATTGGGAATCAATTTTCAGCTGGTCACACGCCTTTGACCTGATCGATATCTTGATTGTTTGGCTCATCATCTATCAGTTGCTCAAGTTAATCCGGGGCACACGGGCGGTCAATATCTTTAATGGCATCATTATCTTTTTACTGTTTAAAATGGTTTCGACCGTCTTTCAATTAGAAACCATCGACTGGATTATGAATAGTATTATCCAGTGGTCAGTCATCGGGATTATCATTATTTTTCAACCGGAAATCAGAAACGGCCTCGACCACCTCGGCCAAAGTTTACGCATGAAAAATTTACGAAATACCCAAAATGACCCCATTGAGCAAATGATTGAAGAAATTATCCGGGCTTGCCAGTACATGGCTAAGCGGCGGATCGGAGCTTTAATTTCCATTGAAGATACCCAATCGCTCACCGAATATGCCAACACGGGGATCAAATTGGATGCGGATATTACTGAACAACTCCTGATTAATATCTTCATCCCCAACACCCCACTCCATGACGGGTCGGTGGTGATTCAAGATATGAAGATTAGCTCAGCAGCCAGTTTCCTCCCCCTCTCGGAAAACCCCGAAATCCCTAAGGAACTAGGCACCCGCCACCGGGCTGCGGTTGGCCTCAGTGAAGTCACCGATGCGGTAGTGGTGGTAGTTTCTGAAGAGACTGGTGATATTTCCCTCACCTATAAAGGAAAAATTATGCGAGACCTTTCTGAAGAAGAGATCCGCGAGACCCTCCGCCAACATTTCGCTGAGAGCGAAGACAGCGATTCTATTATCGAAGGCAACCACTTCTTGAAGAATATCTTCCAAAAGAAAAATGGAGGTGACAAAGATGAATAA
- a CDS encoding IS30 family transposase, translating to MKHSNTKPRSYTHLSAEKRGIIQAMHQEGHKQKEIADAVGVNQCTISRELKRGKTRQMNYDHTYVDVYLAETGSRVYKDNRSNSKARGALYGKSNFIKAFEEALLTPKEDRIFSVDTFIHDYRRKHPLERVPCTKTMYKYINLGLLNVRNIDLPMKTRIRPRKQPSEPRGTNKKVFGKSIDQRCPDVLSREEFGHWELDLVIGKKTKGEPCLITLVERKTRKFLTKKTWKWDADSIVKSVKKVILKEGQACFKTLTTDNGSEFSKLSQLEYALKDLEVFFAHAYSAWEKGSNERHNRMLREFLPKGTSFKKLTYQELAHYTNTINNRFRKVLDYQTPNDCYNLEVAKLQETLKEAG from the coding sequence ATGAAACATTCTAACACGAAACCTAGATCATATACACACCTTTCTGCAGAAAAACGCGGAATTATCCAAGCAATGCACCAAGAAGGACATAAACAGAAAGAGATTGCTGACGCCGTTGGCGTCAATCAATGCACCATATCTCGTGAACTAAAACGTGGAAAAACACGTCAAATGAACTATGATCATACCTACGTTGATGTCTATCTTGCAGAAACTGGCTCGCGTGTTTATAAAGATAATCGGTCAAATTCTAAAGCCAGAGGCGCTTTGTATGGAAAATCTAACTTCATTAAAGCCTTTGAGGAAGCCTTACTGACACCTAAAGAAGACCGTATTTTCAGTGTTGATACGTTTATTCATGATTACCGCAGAAAACACCCTTTAGAAAGAGTTCCTTGCACCAAAACCATGTATAAATATATCAATCTTGGTTTATTAAATGTGAGGAATATTGATCTTCCTATGAAAACAAGGATTCGTCCAAGAAAACAACCTAGTGAACCGCGTGGGACGAATAAAAAGGTATTTGGAAAAAGCATTGATCAGCGATGCCCAGACGTCCTTTCAAGAGAAGAATTTGGTCACTGGGAGCTTGACCTCGTGATAGGAAAGAAGACTAAAGGAGAGCCATGTCTTATTACTCTAGTTGAACGGAAAACGCGAAAATTCCTCACCAAGAAGACTTGGAAGTGGGATGCAGATTCCATTGTAAAATCGGTTAAAAAGGTGATTCTTAAAGAGGGTCAAGCGTGTTTTAAAACCTTAACGACCGATAACGGCAGTGAATTTTCTAAACTATCTCAGCTTGAGTATGCTCTGAAGGATTTGGAAGTCTTTTTCGCCCATGCCTATTCAGCTTGGGAAAAAGGCAGTAATGAGAGACATAATCGCATGTTAAGAGAATTCTTGCCCAAAGGGACAAGCTTTAAAAAGCTGACATACCAGGAACTCGCACACTATACGAATACAATAAATAATCGCTTTAGAAAGGTCTTAGATTATCAAACCCCTAACGACTGTTATAACCTAGAAGTTGCGAAACTTCAGGAAACGCTTAAAGAAGCAGGCTAA